A portion of the Cryptomeria japonica chromosome 5, Sugi_1.0, whole genome shotgun sequence genome contains these proteins:
- the LOC131072824 gene encoding probable aquaporin PIP2-8 has protein sequence MRREVDQQPCLEKDYCDPPPAVCLEWKEFKLWSLYRAAIAEFIATLLFLYITLSTIIGYSKNDDKCGGVGVLGVAWSFGGMIFVLVYCTAGISGGHINPAVTFGLFLSRKVSLPRAVLYIISQCLGAICGAGLVKAFQKTLYYEYGGGANFVAHGYTKGVGLGAEIIGTFVLVYTVFSATDPKRNARDSHVPVLAPLPIGFAVFMVHLATIPITGTGINPARSFGAAVVYGHHQIWADHWIFWLGPFMGASFAAAYHQYVLRATPIRLLESFRASSNLNVNGNNNQQNQCFSIFNTSS, from the exons ATGAGAAGGGAAGTAGATCAGCAGCCCTGTTTAGAGAAGGACTACTGTGATCCCCCGCCTGCTGTTTGCTTAGAGTGGAAAGAATTCAAGCTCTGGTCTTTGTACCGTGCAGCCATTGCAGAGTTCATTGCCACATTGCTCTTTCTCTACATAACCTTATCCACAATTATAGGTTATTCCAAGAACGATGATAAATGTGGAGGTGTGGGTGTATTGGGTGTTGCATGGTCCTTTGGAGGCATGATCTTTGTTCTGGTCTATTGCACAGCTGGTATCTCAG GTGGGCATATAAATCCAGCAGTGACATTTGGGCTCTTTTTGAGTCGCAAGGTGTCCTTACCAAGAGCTGTTTTGTACATTATATCTCAGTGTCTGGGAGCCATCTGTGGTGCTGGGCTTGTAAAGGCCTTCCAGAAAACTTTGTATTATGAATATGGAGGTGGTGCTAATTTTGTAGCTCATGGGTATACCAAAGGAGTAGGGCTGGGTGCAGAAATCATTGGTACCTTCGTGCTAGTCTACACAGTTTTTTCTGCTACAGATCCTAAGCGCAATGCCCGTGATTCTCACGTTCCA GTATTGGCACCACTACCAATTGGGTTTGCTGTATTCATGGTGCACTTGGCAACAATACCAATAACAGGGACAGGCATCAATCCTGCAAGGAGTTTTGGTGCAGCTGTCGTATATGGGCACCATCAGATTTGGGCTGATCAT TGGATCTTCTGGTTAGGCCCTTTCATGGGAGCAAGCTTTGCAGCAGCATATCATCAATATGTTTTACGTGCTACGCCTATAAGACTGTTGGAATCCTTTCGTGCTAGCAGCAATCTAAACGTTAATGGCAACAACAATCAACAGAACCAATGCTTTTCCATTTTTAATACAAGTTCTTGA